The sequence GTATGCTTTCTTTAGTTAAAGAGAAGATTAAGGGAATACCGGTAATAGAGGAGGGTAGGAAGATAACGCATTCTGAAATGCTTGAGCTATTGAAAGGTAGGAAGTATTTAGTATTTCTCGTAACAAGGGCTAAAGAAAGTGAGGGCATTGAATTCAGGGATGAGAAGAATAAGAATCTGTTTGATTCTTTGGTGTTAGCTGGTTTACCTTATCCTAACGTTTCAGATGACATGGTAAAGCATAGAACGGAAAGGTTGGCTAAGATTTGGGGGGTTAGTGAGGAGGAAGTGGCTAAGCAGATTACATTAATTACTATAAAGCAGACTATCGGCAGGGCTTTTCGTGACCCTAACGATTACGTTAAGATTTACCTTTGTGACAGTCGTTATAAGGAGTACTTTTCTGACTTGGGTATTTCTGAAAAAGAGATTAAGCTTTTTGCTTAGAATTATATTTTATGAAGGTTATTAAGCCCGAGACGGACGAGGTTTTAATAATTAACAATAGTGAGGAGTTAAAGAGGAGGCTGAAGATGAGGATCGTTAAAGTCAACGGTAAAATATGTGCAGTTATGGAAAGCCCTGAGGACATTGATCACTTTGTCAGATTATTAAATGCCGATGAGGAAGAGTTTGAGAAGGTATTAGAAGAAGAGATGAGAAAGCGGGAAAGAGATTAAGCTTTTTGGATAAGCGATTTTACTATTTATTTAGTTATTATTCCTAATGAGATAATATACGAAAAGAGAAAGATTTTTAAATATGTTTTTCTTTTTATCTTATTGTGGTTTGTGAGAAGTGGGAATTGAGGTTTTCAATGAGGAAAGCAAAGAACTATCATGAGTTTATGGAGTATGCAGTAGATAATTTCGTTGATAAAACAGTAATGTTAATACTTGAAAAATTAGATTTACTAAGAAAAGACCCACTAAAATATTCCAGAGAGAAGCTTGGAAGAGATAAATACGGAAATCCCATGTTCTCAATAGAAGTTACGGGTGATATAAGGATACTTTACAGCGTGGATCCAAAAAACTGTATAGTTTTCATTTGGGAGGTTGGGTCTCATAAGAAGGTTTACGGGCATGACCCTTAGCCTTCTCTCTTGCAAGTCTCAGTAAGTCTTCCTTAAACCTCTCGAAGTCCGCATCATTCTCAATAACTAAGAACCTTTCTCCATCCTTATCCTCAACAATTCTCATAATTATATGTTTGTTACTAGCATTAAAAAGGATATGCTGGTTTCTTCTCATTGAATTTTGAAAAATTGGATTGATAGTAGGATAAGCGCTAGTCGTCGTTTTTTAGCGTGAGAAAAATTGAAATAACTCCCCAGTTTACTGAGAAAAATTTTATATTCCTTCTCTTTATGCTAGAAAAATTTTAAAAATAAAGTTTACTTTATAAAAATTCCCTCTTCTTTTATTTTATAGAATTTTTCAATATTAGCTGATAATGTACAATAGATACAAGTAAGAAGTGAGATAATACAACACATATACATTATGCACTGATAAATATATATTACTATATGTCTTTGAATTGAATCAAACATTCCTAGATCTAAGCAAACTCTTACAACGAAAGAATGCGTTAATATTACAGCTATAGTTATGACAACACTCAAAATAATGAATGATATAAGAAGATTTTTCTTGTTCATATTTAATTAATTTATTTAAAAAGCTCTCTACATCAAACTCCCCAGTTTACTGAAAAATTCTATTTAACTTTCTTTTCTAACTCCTCAACTCTTTTCTTTAACTGTTGAAGTTCTTTAACCACTTCTTCTAGACTCATTTTATTTCCTTCCTTTTCCTTCATGTAGCACTCAAAAGCGTCTTTTAACACTTCATAAACGCTTACTTTCCTCTTCTCAGCTTCATCAACTATCTTCTTCCATAACTCGT is a genomic window of Saccharolobus shibatae B12 containing:
- a CDS encoding type II toxin-antitoxin system RelE family toxin, with translation MVCEKWELRFSMRKAKNYHEFMEYAVDNFVDKTVMLILEKLDLLRKDPLKYSREKLGRDKYGNPMFSIEVTGDIRILYSVDPKNCIVFIWEVGSHKKVYGHDP